A part of Myxococcus landrumus genomic DNA contains:
- the pyrF gene encoding orotidine-5'-phosphate decarboxylase → MTSPQPFAQRFARLADERSPFCLGVDPSRDLLSKWGLPDTAKGLADFCERIAEAAGERVAVVKPQSAFFERHGPEGLQVLQSLMKRFKAAGTLALLDVKRGDIGSTMDAYAETVFGAGSPYDADAATFTAYLGLGALVKTMERARASGACAFIVVRSSNPEGTSLQTSTGADGRRVAQALADGLREFNEKSGPGVLPAGAVMGATLPDSDRGVVERLGGALMLTPGIGAQGAGFDDLQRLFAGREAQVIPTATRSVLEAGPDVASLRAAIERHVEPARRFRSGA, encoded by the coding sequence GTGACGTCCCCTCAGCCCTTTGCCCAGCGCTTCGCCCGGCTCGCCGATGAGCGCTCTCCGTTCTGCCTCGGCGTCGACCCGTCGAGGGACTTGCTGTCCAAGTGGGGCCTGCCCGACACGGCGAAGGGCCTGGCGGACTTCTGCGAGCGCATCGCGGAGGCGGCGGGTGAGCGCGTCGCGGTGGTGAAGCCGCAGAGCGCCTTCTTCGAGCGCCATGGCCCCGAGGGCCTCCAGGTGCTCCAGTCGCTGATGAAGCGCTTCAAGGCCGCGGGCACGCTCGCGCTGCTGGATGTGAAGCGCGGAGACATCGGCTCCACGATGGATGCCTATGCCGAGACGGTGTTCGGCGCGGGCAGTCCTTACGACGCGGACGCGGCCACGTTCACCGCGTACCTGGGCCTGGGCGCGCTGGTGAAGACGATGGAGCGGGCCCGTGCGTCGGGGGCCTGTGCGTTCATCGTGGTGCGCTCGTCGAATCCGGAGGGGACGTCGCTCCAGACGTCCACGGGCGCGGATGGGCGCAGGGTGGCGCAGGCGCTGGCGGATGGACTGCGCGAGTTCAACGAGAAGTCGGGCCCGGGGGTGTTGCCCGCGGGCGCGGTGATGGGCGCCACGCTGCCCGACTCGGACCGGGGTGTCGTGGAGCGGCTGGGCGGCGCGCTCATGCTCACGCCCGGCATCGGCGCACAGGGCGCGGGCTTCGACGACCTCCAGCGCCTGTTCGCCGGGCGCGAGGCGCAGGTCATCCCCACCGCCACGCGCTCCGTGCTCGAAGCGGGGCCGGATGTCGCGTCACTGCGCGCCGCCATCGAGCGCCACGTGGAGCCCGCGCGCCGCTTCCGCTCGGGAGCCTGA
- a CDS encoding SDR family NAD(P)-dependent oxidoreductase, with translation MAEMSYRTALVTGASSGLGRGLALWLAKRGLRVFAAGRRMPQLQALAAEAQAAGATVEPVEMDVTQVEATRERLLALDSECGGLDLVVANAGVGGVTHGRRMEWDPVRAIIDTNVTGAAATLTAVLPLMVERRRGHLVGISSLAAHRGLAGHAAYSASKAFLATFLESLRVDLSNTGVRVTCVFPGFVKSEMTANNAFPMPFLMETDAAVELMGTGILRGETELSFPWQLALPSRLAKMLPNPIFDAAARRLR, from the coding sequence ATGGCGGAGATGAGCTACCGGACGGCGCTGGTCACAGGCGCTTCGAGCGGCCTGGGACGAGGCCTCGCGCTGTGGTTGGCCAAGCGGGGCCTCCGAGTGTTCGCCGCGGGACGCCGCATGCCGCAGCTCCAGGCGCTCGCCGCCGAGGCGCAGGCCGCGGGCGCGACGGTGGAGCCGGTGGAGATGGACGTCACCCAGGTGGAGGCCACCCGGGAGCGGCTGCTCGCGCTCGATTCGGAGTGTGGCGGGTTGGACCTCGTCGTCGCCAACGCGGGCGTCGGCGGTGTCACGCATGGTCGGCGGATGGAGTGGGACCCGGTTCGCGCCATCATCGACACCAACGTCACGGGCGCGGCGGCCACGTTGACGGCCGTGCTGCCGCTCATGGTGGAGCGGCGCCGAGGACACCTGGTGGGCATCTCCAGCCTCGCGGCGCACCGGGGACTCGCGGGGCACGCGGCGTATTCGGCGTCCAAGGCGTTCCTCGCCACGTTCCTGGAGAGCTTGCGCGTGGACCTGAGCAACACGGGCGTGCGCGTCACGTGTGTGTTCCCCGGCTTCGTGAAGAGCGAGATGACCGCCAACAACGCCTTCCCCATGCCCTTCCTGATGGAGACGGATGCGGCCGTGGAGCTGATGGGCACGGGCATTCTTCGCGGCGAGACGGAGCTGTCCTTCCCGTGGCAGCTCGCCCTGCCCTCGCGGTTGGCGAAGATGCTGCCCAATCCGATTTTCGACGCCGCCGCCCGCCGGCTGCGCTGA
- a CDS encoding arylsulfatase: MVAKKKEARKQPNILVIFGDDIGYWNVSAYNLGAMGYRTPNIDRLAKEGALFTDYYAQQSCTAGRAAFITGQCPFRTGLTKVGMPGAKVGLQPEDPTIADLLKARGYMTAQFGKNHLGDRDEFLPTVHGFDEFFGNLYHLNAEEEPENPDYPKDPAFRKRFGPRGVLRCKSDGKGGQTVEDTGPLTKKRMETVDEEFLGAAMDYLERAKKSDRPFFMWFNTTRMHIHTHLKPESRGKTGLGLYPDGMVEHDAMVGQLLDKLEELGLSEDTIVVYTTDNGAMTCMWPDGGMTPFRGEKDTNWEGAFRAPCVVRWPGVIEPGTQFNELFSSEDWLPTFLAAAGDPDIVEKCKRGHDANGKHFKVHLDGYDQTELLSGKGESQRVQFFYFGDDGELVAVRHGRMKLVFAEQNAKGIEAWGEPFTIRRAPLAFDLRADPLERSQDAVGYQAWLIDHAFYFVPAQQAVARFLSTFREFPPRQRPSSFSVDQVVEKLESAPSGLH, from the coding sequence ATGGTCGCCAAGAAGAAGGAAGCCAGGAAGCAGCCCAACATCCTCGTCATCTTCGGAGACGACATCGGCTACTGGAACGTCAGCGCCTACAACCTCGGAGCCATGGGCTACCGCACGCCCAACATCGACCGGCTCGCGAAGGAAGGCGCGCTGTTCACCGACTACTACGCGCAACAGAGTTGCACCGCCGGCCGAGCCGCCTTCATCACGGGCCAGTGTCCCTTCCGCACCGGACTCACCAAGGTCGGCATGCCGGGCGCGAAGGTGGGACTCCAGCCCGAGGACCCCACCATCGCCGACCTGCTCAAGGCCCGCGGCTACATGACGGCCCAGTTCGGCAAGAACCACCTGGGTGACCGCGACGAGTTCCTGCCCACCGTGCACGGCTTCGACGAGTTCTTCGGCAACCTCTACCACCTCAACGCGGAGGAGGAGCCAGAGAACCCGGACTATCCGAAGGACCCCGCCTTCAGGAAGCGCTTCGGTCCGCGCGGCGTGCTGCGCTGCAAGTCGGATGGCAAGGGCGGGCAGACGGTGGAGGACACCGGGCCGCTCACGAAGAAGCGCATGGAGACGGTGGACGAGGAGTTCCTCGGCGCGGCCATGGACTACCTGGAGCGCGCGAAGAAGTCCGACCGGCCGTTCTTCATGTGGTTCAACACCACGCGCATGCACATCCACACGCACCTGAAGCCCGAGTCGCGCGGCAAGACGGGGCTGGGGCTGTACCCGGACGGCATGGTCGAGCACGACGCCATGGTGGGCCAGCTGCTCGACAAGCTCGAGGAGCTGGGCCTGTCGGAGGACACGATTGTCGTCTACACCACGGACAACGGCGCGATGACGTGCATGTGGCCCGACGGCGGCATGACGCCCTTCCGAGGTGAGAAGGACACGAACTGGGAAGGCGCCTTCCGCGCGCCCTGCGTGGTGCGCTGGCCCGGGGTCATCGAGCCTGGCACGCAGTTCAACGAGCTGTTCTCCTCGGAGGACTGGCTGCCCACGTTCCTGGCCGCCGCGGGAGACCCGGACATCGTGGAGAAGTGCAAGCGCGGCCACGACGCCAACGGCAAGCACTTCAAGGTCCACCTGGATGGCTATGACCAGACAGAGCTCCTGTCCGGCAAGGGCGAGTCGCAGCGCGTGCAGTTCTTCTACTTCGGCGACGACGGGGAGCTGGTCGCCGTGCGCCACGGGCGCATGAAGCTCGTCTTCGCCGAGCAGAACGCCAAGGGCATCGAGGCCTGGGGCGAGCCCTTCACCATCCGCCGCGCGCCGCTCGCCTTCGACCTGCGCGCCGACCCGCTGGAGCGCTCGCAGGACGCCGTGGGCTACCAGGCCTGGCTCATCGACCACGCCTTCTACTTCGTGCCCGCGCAGCAGGCCGTGGCCCGATTCCTGTCGACGTTCCGCGAGTTCCCGCCTCGCCAGCGCCCGTCCAGCTTCTCCGTGGACCAGGTGGTGGAGAAGCTCGAGTCCGCGCCGTCGGGCCTGCACTGA
- a CDS encoding threonine/serine ThrE exporter family protein, whose protein sequence is MGEGAGLSAIPADNATVDLLLDLARALHLAYVPAFGVESRVRRAARAWGVEVDVFTLQTLALTEARTGEKRRVDFRRLPFNPHWNLRRSAGLLLLSSAIEKKQVTVAQARAELDRIMTPRHDRPEWLVFLAYAVYGGAVAVRVGGSLWELVAGSAVGLLAGVIHYGTLKSLRMDLQKSFLAAFLGTLVSFLLTFVLPPFDAPRALFGGITLLVPAMVVTLAAAELVGESVEAGITRLTYGLLRFLMLGVGITAAATLWTFFQPFPAQMEAHALPYPLRFIVIAVGGLALSVCMTARRRDMPWIVGAVLLAWGVQELTKMVLGDKGSPLISAFVLGVVGQLYGRMPDRLSSTVIMPGLLQLAPGFVGTRAILAFLGVQGQGSDARAFDLLLVALQLVMGLLFAFMLGLSHDAQASTEEREMNAETPPGPPS, encoded by the coding sequence ATGGGCGAGGGAGCGGGGCTCTCGGCGATACCGGCCGACAATGCCACGGTGGACCTGTTGCTGGACCTCGCGCGGGCGCTGCATCTGGCGTACGTCCCGGCGTTCGGTGTCGAGAGCCGGGTGCGGCGCGCGGCTCGCGCCTGGGGCGTGGAGGTGGACGTCTTCACGCTCCAGACGCTCGCGCTGACGGAGGCGCGCACTGGCGAGAAGCGGCGCGTCGACTTCCGCCGGCTGCCCTTCAATCCGCACTGGAACCTGCGGCGCTCGGCGGGCTTGTTGTTGTTGTCCTCGGCCATCGAGAAGAAGCAGGTCACCGTGGCCCAGGCCCGCGCGGAGCTGGACCGCATCATGACGCCCAGGCACGACCGGCCCGAGTGGCTCGTCTTCCTGGCGTATGCCGTCTACGGGGGCGCGGTCGCCGTGCGAGTGGGCGGCTCGCTCTGGGAACTGGTGGCGGGCTCCGCGGTGGGCCTTCTCGCGGGAGTCATCCACTACGGCACGCTCAAGTCGCTGCGCATGGACTTGCAGAAGAGCTTCCTCGCGGCGTTCCTGGGGACGCTGGTGTCCTTCCTGCTGACCTTCGTGTTGCCGCCCTTCGATGCACCGCGCGCGCTCTTCGGAGGCATCACGTTGTTGGTGCCCGCGATGGTGGTGACGCTCGCGGCGGCGGAGCTGGTGGGCGAGTCCGTGGAGGCGGGCATCACCCGGCTCACCTACGGCCTGCTGCGCTTCTTGATGCTTGGCGTGGGCATCACCGCGGCGGCCACGCTCTGGACGTTCTTCCAGCCCTTCCCCGCCCAGATGGAGGCGCATGCCCTGCCGTACCCGCTGCGCTTCATCGTCATCGCGGTGGGCGGCCTGGCGCTGTCGGTGTGCATGACGGCGAGGCGGCGGGACATGCCGTGGATTGTCGGCGCGGTGTTGCTGGCCTGGGGCGTCCAGGAGCTCACCAAGATGGTGCTGGGCGACAAGGGCAGTCCGCTCATCTCCGCGTTCGTGCTGGGCGTGGTGGGGCAGCTCTATGGCCGCATGCCGGACCGGCTCTCGTCGACCGTCATCATGCCCGGCCTGCTCCAGCTCGCGCCCGGCTTCGTCGGGACGCGGGCCATCCTCGCGTTCCTCGGCGTTCAGGGGCAGGGGAGTGATGCGCGCGCGTTCGACCTGCTGCTCGTGGCCTTGCAGTTGGTGATGGGATTGCTGTTCGCCTTCATGCTGGGCCTGTCGCATGACGCCCAGGCGTCCACGGAGGAGCGCGAGATGAACGCGGAGACTCCCCCGGGGCCTCCTTCCTGA
- a CDS encoding histone deacetylase family protein, translating into MKPTLLLTDPLFLQHDPGESHPESPARLQRILGVLARAPVRGTVMAPPRSATDAELAAVHTPQLLARLKKLSGHRATIDGDTHVSPDSVDAARLAAGASVQAVEMVMAGKARNAFALVRPPGHHAEPDRAMGFCLLNNAAIAAEAGRRLGAERVLVLDWDVHHGNGTQAAFWGRRDVMYQSVHQFPYYPGTGATPEVGTGAGEGYTVNVGLPGGNSDADYGMLFEELLLPVAESFRPQLVLVSAGFDPHYHDPIGGMDVTERGFAAMCSAMRALAERVCDGKLVLLLEGGYSLEGLSQSVHACVEVLAGRTDSFPTGDTHTDAKEALAASRAALKPYWSALS; encoded by the coding sequence ATGAAGCCCACCCTGCTGCTGACCGACCCCCTCTTCCTCCAGCACGACCCGGGCGAGTCCCACCCGGAGTCTCCCGCGAGGCTTCAGCGCATTCTCGGGGTGCTCGCGCGGGCCCCCGTGCGGGGCACGGTGATGGCGCCTCCTCGCTCGGCGACGGACGCGGAGCTGGCGGCGGTCCACACGCCCCAACTGCTCGCGCGCCTGAAGAAGCTCAGCGGCCACCGGGCGACCATCGACGGAGACACCCACGTCTCTCCCGACAGCGTGGACGCGGCGAGGCTGGCCGCGGGCGCGTCCGTGCAGGCGGTGGAGATGGTGATGGCGGGGAAGGCTCGCAACGCGTTCGCGCTGGTGCGGCCTCCGGGCCATCACGCGGAGCCGGACCGCGCCATGGGCTTCTGCCTCTTGAACAACGCGGCCATCGCCGCGGAGGCCGGACGGCGGCTGGGCGCCGAGCGAGTCCTCGTCCTCGACTGGGACGTGCACCACGGCAACGGCACGCAGGCGGCGTTCTGGGGCCGCCGCGACGTGATGTACCAGTCGGTGCACCAGTTCCCGTACTACCCGGGCACGGGCGCCACGCCCGAGGTGGGCACCGGCGCGGGCGAGGGCTACACCGTCAACGTGGGCCTGCCCGGCGGCAACTCGGACGCGGACTACGGCATGCTGTTCGAGGAGCTGCTGCTCCCCGTGGCCGAGTCCTTCCGGCCTCAGTTGGTGCTGGTGTCCGCGGGCTTCGACCCCCACTACCACGACCCCATCGGCGGCATGGACGTCACGGAGCGAGGCTTCGCCGCGATGTGCTCCGCCATGCGCGCGCTCGCCGAGCGCGTCTGCGACGGCAAGCTGGTGCTGCTGCTGGAGGGTGGCTACTCGCTGGAGGGGCTGTCGCAGTCGGTGCATGCCTGCGTCGAGGTGCTCGCGGGCCGCACGGACAGCTTCCCCACGGGCGACACACACACGGACGCGAAGGAGGCGCTGGCCGCGAGCCGCGCCGCGCTCAAGCCCTACTGGAGCGCACTGTCCTAG
- a CDS encoding methyl-accepting chemotaxis protein: MAPRFKKPGLRSILLGSFAVVLALILGTLYFVVPSRVEDFLETRLTSHGEGKALQAARDLTDHAVASLPPLLETLHGRDDDFALIAVLAADGRVHALHPPTAEAWLVKNLRERMERHPGAPLDGAVFDNGNKVTARPVTLKEGPGQVVVAVNFSSLEEVVTSLRQVVLLAFGIGLTLFLVVAFFISRAFILVPLDAMMTMARRLAEADLTGRVDVGSRDELGLLAEALNRIAQSWRDTLGRVRGVSDVVAGVIEQIHRTGTTVSSGAGTVQARVEETSSSMVQMMASLRGIAENVEVLYQSAEESSSSIMEMAATNDEVAENVTAMAASVEETTSAIEEMTFSIKEVAKNIQDLSASTEETSSAISQMDAAIGQVEANAKETARLSEQVFDDAQTGVEALRKTLTGIDRIKESSRSAADVIDSLGRRISEIGNILNVIDDVAEQTNLLALNAAIIAAQAGDHGKGFAVVAEEIKDLAERTGASTKEIAELIRSIQDESRNAVVVMNQGARNVEEGVQLGREAEGALRKINDSTQKSTQMVKAIARATVEQARGSKQVTASIHRISETVQQISKASNEQAKGGEQIMKSAEKMKTLTAHVQRSSQEQAHGSKQITRSIESINEMVTHLNRAQKEQTKGSEQVLKAVETIKGVSEHQTRSVKQLEEAIDNLQRQAEILRGEVRRFRV, translated from the coding sequence TTGGCTCCGCGCTTCAAGAAACCCGGCCTGCGCAGCATCCTGCTCGGCTCCTTCGCCGTGGTGCTCGCCCTCATCCTCGGGACGCTCTACTTCGTCGTCCCGTCGAGGGTGGAGGACTTCCTGGAGACGCGCCTGACCAGTCACGGTGAGGGCAAGGCGCTCCAGGCCGCGCGCGATTTGACGGACCACGCCGTCGCCTCCCTGCCTCCGCTGCTGGAGACGTTGCACGGCCGGGATGATGACTTCGCGCTCATCGCCGTGCTCGCCGCGGACGGCCGGGTGCACGCGCTGCATCCGCCCACCGCGGAGGCGTGGCTGGTGAAGAACCTGCGCGAGCGCATGGAGCGCCACCCCGGCGCGCCGCTGGATGGCGCCGTCTTCGACAATGGCAACAAGGTCACCGCGCGTCCGGTGACGCTGAAGGAGGGCCCGGGGCAGGTGGTGGTCGCGGTGAACTTCAGCTCGCTCGAGGAGGTCGTCACCTCGCTGCGGCAGGTGGTGCTGCTGGCGTTCGGCATCGGCCTGACGCTCTTCCTCGTGGTGGCCTTCTTCATCTCCCGCGCGTTCATCCTCGTCCCGCTGGACGCGATGATGACCATGGCGCGCAGGCTGGCGGAGGCGGACCTCACCGGCCGCGTGGACGTGGGCTCGCGCGACGAGCTGGGCCTCCTGGCCGAGGCGCTCAACCGCATCGCCCAGAGCTGGCGCGACACGCTGGGCCGGGTGCGCGGCGTGTCGGACGTGGTGGCGGGCGTCATCGAGCAGATTCACCGCACGGGCACCACGGTGTCCTCGGGCGCGGGCACCGTCCAGGCGCGCGTGGAGGAGACGTCCTCTTCCATGGTGCAGATGATGGCCTCGCTGCGCGGCATCGCGGAGAACGTGGAGGTCCTCTACCAGAGCGCGGAGGAGAGCAGCTCCTCCATCATGGAGATGGCGGCCACCAACGACGAGGTGGCGGAGAACGTCACGGCCATGGCGGCCAGCGTGGAGGAGACCACCAGCGCCATCGAGGAGATGACGTTCTCCATCAAGGAAGTGGCCAAGAACATCCAGGACCTGTCCGCCTCGACGGAGGAGACGTCCTCGGCCATCAGCCAGATGGACGCGGCCATCGGTCAGGTGGAGGCGAACGCGAAGGAGACCGCGCGCCTGTCCGAGCAGGTCTTCGACGATGCCCAGACGGGCGTGGAGGCGCTGCGCAAGACGCTCACCGGCATCGACCGCATCAAGGAGTCCAGCCGCTCCGCGGCGGACGTCATCGACAGCCTGGGCCGGCGCATCTCCGAGATTGGCAACATCCTCAACGTCATCGACGACGTGGCCGAGCAGACGAACCTGCTCGCCCTCAACGCCGCCATCATCGCGGCGCAGGCGGGAGACCACGGCAAGGGCTTCGCGGTGGTGGCGGAGGAAATCAAGGACCTGGCCGAGCGCACCGGCGCGTCCACGAAGGAAATCGCGGAGCTCATCCGCAGCATCCAGGACGAGAGCCGCAACGCCGTGGTGGTGATGAACCAGGGCGCGCGCAACGTCGAGGAGGGCGTGCAGTTGGGCCGTGAGGCGGAAGGGGCGCTGCGAAAAATCAACGACAGCACCCAGAAGTCCACGCAGATGGTGAAGGCCATCGCCCGCGCCACCGTGGAGCAGGCACGCGGCAGCAAGCAGGTGACGGCCTCCATCCACCGCATCAGCGAGACGGTGCAGCAAATCTCCAAGGCCTCCAACGAGCAGGCCAAGGGCGGCGAGCAGATCATGAAGAGCGCCGAGAAGATGAAGACGCTCACCGCCCACGTGCAGCGCAGCAGCCAGGAGCAGGCGCACGGCAGCAAGCAAATCACCCGCTCCATCGAGAGCATCAACGAGATGGTGACGCACCTGAACCGCGCCCAGAAGGAGCAGACCAAGGGCAGCGAGCAGGTGCTCAAGGCGGTGGAGACCATCAAGGGTGTCTCCGAGCACCAGACGCGCTCCGTGAAACAACTGGAGGAGGCCATCGACAACCTCCAGCGTCAGGCGGAAATCCTCCGAGGAGAGGTGCGCCGCTTCCGCGTCTAG
- a CDS encoding MFS transporter, with amino-acid sequence MPTERQVSERAVVFLIGAVQFVNILDFVMVLPLGPDFGKGLGIASSHIGTVGGAYTAAASVAGLAGGYFLDRFDRRKALAVCMLGLVVATAAGGLAVGLSSLLLARVAAGLFGGPATSLSLSIIADVIPKERRGRALGAVMGAFSVASVVGVPMALKLAEHGGWRLPFFVVAVLGLLVVLGAVFFLPPIRGHLREGREAGRTVGVLELLARPEVRLSYVMTAVVMMASFVLIPNISAYLQQNLGYPRDLLWLPYFIGGIMSFITLRVAGPLVDKLGAFKVAAGGAVLLLGTTYLGFVSHPHWLPIPLLFVLMMTSMGMRNVAYNTLTSRVPDSAVRARFMSLQSAIQHLAAALGAFLSSRLLTDLPDGTLGGMEHVAWVSMGMTVLLPVVLWSLERQVLEREQARALVVSPEPGLPGPLATTGSDPHG; translated from the coding sequence ATGCCGACAGAGCGACAGGTGTCCGAACGCGCGGTGGTCTTCCTGATTGGCGCGGTCCAGTTCGTCAACATCCTGGACTTCGTGATGGTGCTGCCGCTGGGCCCCGACTTCGGCAAGGGCCTGGGCATCGCCTCCTCGCACATCGGCACGGTGGGCGGCGCCTACACGGCGGCGGCCAGCGTCGCGGGGCTCGCGGGGGGCTACTTCCTGGACCGCTTCGACCGGCGCAAGGCGCTGGCGGTGTGCATGCTCGGGCTGGTGGTGGCCACGGCCGCGGGCGGGCTGGCGGTGGGGCTGTCCTCGCTGTTGCTGGCGCGCGTGGCGGCGGGGCTCTTCGGTGGGCCCGCCACGTCGCTGTCGCTCTCCATCATCGCGGACGTGATTCCGAAGGAGCGGCGGGGGCGCGCGCTGGGCGCGGTGATGGGGGCCTTCTCCGTCGCCTCGGTGGTGGGCGTGCCCATGGCGCTGAAGCTGGCCGAGCACGGAGGCTGGCGCCTGCCGTTCTTCGTGGTGGCGGTCCTGGGCCTGCTGGTGGTGCTGGGCGCCGTCTTCTTCCTGCCGCCGATTCGCGGACACCTGAGGGAAGGGCGCGAGGCGGGGCGGACGGTGGGCGTGCTGGAACTGCTCGCGCGCCCGGAGGTGCGGCTGTCCTACGTGATGACGGCGGTGGTGATGATGGCCAGCTTCGTGCTCATCCCCAACATCTCCGCCTACCTCCAGCAGAACCTGGGCTACCCCCGGGACTTGCTGTGGCTGCCGTACTTCATCGGCGGCATCATGAGCTTCATCACCCTGAGGGTGGCGGGGCCGCTGGTGGACAAGCTGGGGGCCTTCAAGGTGGCGGCGGGCGGCGCGGTGCTGCTCCTGGGAACCACGTACCTGGGCTTCGTGAGCCACCCCCACTGGCTGCCCATCCCCCTGCTCTTCGTGCTGATGATGACCTCCATGGGGATGCGCAACGTGGCGTACAACACGCTGACCTCCCGCGTGCCGGACAGCGCCGTGCGAGCGCGCTTCATGTCCTTGCAGTCCGCCATCCAGCACCTGGCGGCGGCCCTGGGGGCCTTTCTCAGCTCTCGATTGCTGACGGACCTCCCGGACGGCACGCTGGGGGGGATGGAGCACGTGGCCTGGGTGTCGATGGGGATGACGGTGCTGCTGCCCGTGGTGCTGTGGAGCCTGGAGCGGCAGGTGCTGGAGAGGGAGCAGGCTCGGGCCCTGGTGGTTTCCCCGGAGCCGGGCCTCCCCGGGCCGCTGGCCACCACGGGGTCGGACCCGCACGGCTAG
- the tatB gene encoding Sec-independent protein translocase protein TatB, with protein MFNIGAGEMVLIAVAALLILGPQRLPELARAIGKFMREFRRQTDEVRNVVEREFYTMDTELNREPTPPVRPGLPYGRSPAPQVGAPDVPPSTDALAPATPAEPSSSEGQAARAPLGLDGAELPESPVSTASSPAPAAEPSAPVGETPSSTASSAPSEGVGADGLPQLSPLPGTVARNAPKRS; from the coding sequence ATGTTCAACATCGGCGCAGGCGAAATGGTGCTCATCGCGGTGGCCGCGCTGCTCATCCTCGGGCCGCAGCGGTTGCCCGAGCTGGCGCGTGCCATCGGCAAGTTCATGCGGGAGTTCCGCCGCCAGACGGACGAGGTCCGCAACGTGGTGGAGCGTGAGTTCTACACCATGGACACGGAGCTCAACCGCGAGCCCACCCCTCCGGTGAGGCCGGGCCTGCCCTATGGCCGCTCCCCCGCGCCGCAGGTGGGCGCGCCGGATGTGCCGCCGTCCACGGACGCGCTGGCCCCAGCGACTCCCGCCGAGCCCTCCTCCTCCGAGGGGCAGGCCGCGCGCGCGCCGCTCGGGCTGGATGGGGCGGAGCTTCCCGAGTCGCCCGTCAGCACGGCCTCGTCTCCAGCGCCCGCGGCGGAGCCGTCCGCGCCCGTGGGTGAGACGCCTTCTTCCACCGCGTCGTCCGCCCCCTCCGAGGGCGTGGGCGCCGACGGACTGCCCCAGCTTTCGCCGCTACCTGGAACGGTGGCGCGCAACGCGCCGAAACGGAGCTGA
- the tatC gene encoding twin-arginine translocase subunit TatC, which yields MSLMEHLSELRGRLMKCTLAVLVLGAASLLFAKPIFGVLMRPVLDALPEGNRALIYTSGIEEINVLMKVGVYCGIFLTTPVILWQIWGFVSPGLFPEERRYAAPFVAFGSLAFILGASFCYFAVLPSMFKFLLNEEETLALEQRLDTARLRADDALRFLRVGEAERAGALAKETSASLRADGEGQSPEPERAPSQSVELKSRLDGLGKLLDAAADGYGAQARGVLRQAVEKKVAAVTAYGKQDYAAAAVAMDEAASLLAGVAPTRTEELSGLWKLEKELSAGEARHEAARWTRPMLTMHEQLSLVLLLILAFGIIFELPLVMALLGVVGVVQSKWLFKYQRHAFVVCLIAAAIITPTGDVVNLSLMAGPMLACYELGVLLVWLVERRRARNTAAETGITPVS from the coding sequence ATGAGCTTGATGGAGCACCTGTCGGAGCTCCGCGGGCGCCTCATGAAGTGCACCCTGGCGGTCCTCGTCCTCGGGGCCGCCTCGCTCCTGTTCGCCAAGCCCATCTTCGGCGTGCTGATGCGGCCGGTGCTGGATGCGCTCCCGGAGGGCAACCGCGCCCTCATCTACACGTCCGGCATCGAGGAGATTAACGTCCTCATGAAGGTCGGCGTGTACTGCGGCATCTTCCTCACCACGCCCGTCATCCTCTGGCAGATCTGGGGCTTTGTCTCGCCGGGCTTGTTCCCGGAGGAGCGGCGCTACGCGGCGCCCTTCGTCGCGTTCGGCTCGCTGGCCTTCATCCTGGGCGCGTCGTTCTGCTACTTCGCGGTGCTGCCCTCCATGTTCAAGTTCCTCCTCAACGAGGAGGAGACGCTGGCCTTGGAGCAGCGGCTGGACACGGCCCGGCTGCGCGCGGATGACGCCTTACGCTTCCTGCGCGTGGGCGAAGCGGAGCGGGCGGGAGCGTTGGCGAAGGAGACCAGCGCCTCGCTGCGCGCGGACGGAGAGGGACAGTCTCCGGAGCCCGAGCGCGCGCCCTCGCAGTCGGTGGAGCTCAAGTCGCGCCTGGACGGGCTGGGCAAGCTCTTGGACGCGGCGGCGGATGGCTACGGCGCGCAAGCGCGGGGTGTGCTGCGGCAGGCGGTGGAGAAGAAGGTCGCCGCGGTGACGGCCTACGGCAAGCAGGACTACGCGGCGGCGGCGGTGGCCATGGACGAGGCGGCGAGCCTGCTGGCGGGCGTGGCGCCCACGCGCACGGAGGAGCTGTCCGGGCTGTGGAAGCTGGAGAAGGAGCTGTCCGCGGGCGAGGCGCGTCACGAGGCGGCGCGGTGGACGCGGCCCATGCTGACCATGCACGAGCAGCTCTCGCTGGTGCTGCTGCTCATCCTGGCCTTCGGCATCATCTTCGAGCTGCCGCTGGTGATGGCGCTGCTCGGCGTGGTGGGCGTGGTCCAGTCGAAGTGGCTGTTCAAGTACCAGCGCCATGCGTTCGTGGTGTGCCTCATCGCCGCGGCCATCATCACGCCCACCGGTGACGTGGTGAACCTGTCGCTGATGGCCGGCCCCATGCTGGCCTGCTACGAGCTGGGCGTCCTGCTGGTGTGGCTGGTGGAGCGGCGCCGTGCTCGCAACACGGCGGCGGAGACGGGCATCACGCCGGTGTCATAG